From a single Candidatus Sulfotelmatobacter sp. genomic region:
- a CDS encoding substrate-binding domain-containing protein has translation MSAILSILFAIVLGAQLLHAQTDSKTIKIGFSVEAMKGERWQTDLNSFQARAKELGANVISSDANGDDNLQLQQVKDMIKAGIQVLVLLPHDTNKAARIVDAAKAANVKVISYDRLVQNSDVDLYVSFDRVEIGRMQAESIVNLAPKGNYVLIGGSPHDEGAKTLHDAQMNVLGPYIDRGDIKVIADAYSNDWLPSEAYLHMLKAIDSSRGDIAAVLASNDGTAGGAIQALREHNLAGKVPVSGQDADLAAVICIAQGTQTMTVYKSIPNEAATAAEAAVHLAKGEKTDAGATLGNGKTNVPAILLSPVLVTRDNIKATVVKDGFQTLKEINLGLPADQQIN, from the coding sequence ATGTCAGCGATACTATCCATCCTGTTCGCTATTGTCCTCGGCGCTCAACTTCTGCACGCGCAAACCGACAGCAAAACAATCAAGATCGGATTTTCCGTGGAAGCGATGAAGGGAGAGCGGTGGCAGACCGACCTGAATTCTTTTCAGGCGCGGGCCAAAGAGCTCGGCGCGAATGTGATCTCCAGCGACGCCAACGGCGACGATAATCTTCAACTCCAACAAGTGAAGGACATGATCAAGGCTGGCATCCAGGTGCTGGTGTTACTGCCCCACGACACCAATAAGGCTGCCCGCATCGTCGACGCAGCCAAGGCCGCAAATGTGAAGGTCATCAGCTACGATCGCCTCGTACAGAATAGCGATGTTGATCTCTACGTGAGTTTTGACCGGGTTGAGATCGGCCGCATGCAGGCCGAATCGATTGTGAATCTTGCGCCCAAAGGGAATTATGTGTTGATCGGCGGCTCTCCCCACGACGAAGGTGCAAAGACTCTGCATGACGCACAAATGAACGTCTTGGGTCCTTATATCGATCGGGGAGACATAAAAGTCATCGCGGATGCCTATAGCAACGACTGGCTCCCTTCCGAAGCCTACCTCCACATGCTGAAGGCCATTGACTCCTCCCGCGGGGACATCGCCGCGGTTCTAGCCTCGAATGACGGAACCGCCGGAGGTGCGATTCAGGCTTTGCGCGAACATAACCTGGCCGGCAAGGTGCCGGTCTCAGGGCAGGACGCGGACCTGGCCGCGGTGATCTGCATCGCCCAGGGCACGCAGACCATGACCGTTTACAAATCCATTCCTAACGAAGCGGCAACCGCGGCCGAAGCGGCCGTTCACCTGGCGAAAGGCGAGAAAACCGACGCAGGCGCGACCTTGGGTAACGGCAAGACGAACGTTCCCGCTATATTGCTAAGCCCCGTCCTGGTAACCAGGGACAACATCAAAGCCACCGTCGTCAAAGACGGATTCCAAACGCTAAAAGAAATTAACTTGGGTCTGCCCGCAGACCAGCAGATCAATTAG